In Ostrea edulis chromosome 4, xbOstEdul1.1, whole genome shotgun sequence, a single window of DNA contains:
- the LOC125667980 gene encoding carbohydrate sulfotransferase 12-like produces the protein MDKHDKACQGKEFLVGREPDRNIPRHFQVSKSQRLIYCSIEKAGTTFWRRILQVLDSTNLDNPYQIKPLNVNINSQSLFREDIFRMMANLRTHIVFMFVRNPFKRLLSGYLDKIYTANPFYWNLIGKEIRVHTRHNTQPTAVLLDQSRNLKTEKPPTTCYHNISFEEFIQYVIEAENTTNRRRDPHFMAMYDLCKPCQLQYQFIGKMETFKKDFTFIMRTLNISKFDVDDLAEKAVDDTFVDVATSLDERRDEIIKCISMHEAYLRSWKHMQIKGLISIDQKYPYSPKQSQYLKPVQLVQAMKVAKISSTSKESLHKQKERFLVDIYRTVATEKVVKMVRVLKNDFEIFDYDAYPPFIFAHHLRERLNHSDIFNVM, from the coding sequence ATGGATAAGCATGACAAAGCATGTCAAGGCAAAGAGTTTCTTGTTGGTCGAGAGCCGGATCGCAACATTCCGAGGCATTTCCAAGTTAGCAAGTCTCAGAGACTCATATACTGCAGCATAGAAAAAGCGGGAACCACCTTCTGGAGAAGAATTCTTCAAGTCTTAGATTCCACTAATTTAGACAATCCCTATCAGATAAAACCATTGAATGTGAATATCAATTCACAATCTCTATTTAGGGAAGACATATTTAGAATGATGGCAAACCTACGCACCCATATAGTATTCATGTTTGTTAGAAATCCGTTTAAAAGACTTTTGTCAGGATATTTGGATAAAATATACACAGCCAATCCATTTTACTGGAACTTGATTGGAAAAGAAATCCGTGTCCACACGAGACACAACACCCAGCCAACTGCTGTGCTATTGGACCAGAGCAGGAATCTGAAAACTGAGAAACCCCCTACCACGTGCTATCATAATAtaagttttgaagaatttatacAGTATGTGATTGAAGCAGAGAATACGACAAATCGAAGACGAGATCCTCATTTCATGGCAATGTACGACTTGTGCAAACCTTGTCAGTTACAGTACCAATTTATTGGGAAAATGGAAACTTTCAAAAAGGATTTTACATTCATTATGAGGAcgttaaatatttcaaagtttgaTGTCGATGACTTAGCAGAAAAAGCTGTTGACGATACTTTTGTTGACGTCGCGACATCTTTAGATGAAAGGAGGGATGAAATCATCAAATGTATCTCAATGCACGAAGCCTATCTCCGCTCGTGGAAGCATATGCAAATCAAAGGACTGATTAGCATCGATCAGAAATATCCTTATAGTCCGAAACAATCTCAGTACCTCAAACCTGTACAATTAGTTCAAGCTATGAAAGTGGCCAAAATCAGCTCTACTTCAAAAGAAAGTTTACATAAACAAAAAGAGAGGTTCCTTGTGGATATCTACAGGACAGTAGCTACAGAAAAGGTAGTCAAAATGGTGCGAGTTTTGAAAAACGACTTCGAGATCTTTGATTATGATGCATACCCTCCATTCATTTTTGCCCATCATCTGAGAGAGCGGCTAAATCATTCCGATATATTCAATGTGATGTAA